The Gillisia sp. Hel_I_86 genome has a segment encoding these proteins:
- a CDS encoding NAD(P)/FAD-dependent oxidoreductase, whose translation MNIPKTELPRVVIIGGGFGGISLVKNLLKQKVQTVLIDRHNYHTFQPLLYQVSTSGLEPGSIAYPLRKIIRSSNRGFFRMAEVSNIDPEKQMIQSNIGELHYDYLVIATGSKTNFFGNDSIEENGMWMKTVPHALNIRSLILENLEQAVITADPVERRALLNFVLAGAGPTGVELSGAISELRNHIVPKDFPDLDPSEMEIHLIEGRERVLPPMSEKSSRKAAKFLEELGVQIHLNTQVKSYDGREVLTNTSLKFDTYTFIWSAGVTGAPVKGLDASALIEKANRYEVNRFNQINGYKNIFAVGDIAVMESEEYPKGHPMVAQPAIQQGKHLGKNFKKLLNNKKLEPFKYFDKGTMATVGRNRAVVELGKFNFGGFFAWFVWMFIHLWFLIGFRNRLVTFFNWVYNYVNFDKAARLIIRPFKENQKQSKSDKAL comes from the coding sequence ATGAATATACCAAAAACTGAGCTACCTCGCGTAGTAATTATAGGAGGGGGCTTTGGCGGAATTTCCTTAGTTAAAAACCTTTTAAAGCAGAAAGTGCAAACCGTATTAATAGATAGACATAACTACCATACGTTTCAGCCATTATTGTATCAGGTTTCTACTTCTGGATTAGAGCCGGGTTCCATTGCCTATCCATTGCGGAAAATAATTAGATCCAGTAATAGGGGTTTTTTTAGAATGGCAGAGGTGTCCAATATAGATCCTGAAAAGCAGATGATCCAGTCCAACATTGGGGAGTTGCACTACGATTACCTGGTTATTGCCACAGGTTCTAAAACCAATTTTTTCGGCAATGATAGTATCGAAGAAAATGGCATGTGGATGAAAACGGTGCCCCATGCATTAAATATTAGAAGCCTTATTTTGGAAAATTTGGAACAGGCTGTAATTACCGCAGATCCAGTAGAACGCAGGGCGCTATTAAACTTTGTGCTGGCCGGTGCCGGACCAACGGGAGTGGAGCTAAGTGGAGCGATTTCAGAATTAAGAAACCATATTGTCCCTAAAGATTTTCCAGATCTAGATCCTTCAGAAATGGAAATCCATCTTATTGAAGGCAGGGAAAGGGTATTGCCCCCCATGAGTGAGAAATCTTCCAGAAAAGCTGCGAAATTTTTGGAGGAGCTGGGAGTCCAAATCCATTTAAACACACAAGTAAAGTCTTATGATGGGAGAGAGGTATTAACAAATACTTCCTTAAAATTTGATACCTATACATTTATTTGGAGCGCTGGGGTAACAGGAGCTCCCGTAAAAGGATTAGACGCTTCGGCACTAATAGAGAAAGCCAATAGATATGAAGTTAATCGATTTAACCAGATAAATGGGTACAAAAACATATTTGCAGTTGGCGATATTGCCGTTATGGAAAGCGAGGAATATCCCAAAGGGCATCCCATGGTTGCCCAACCAGCTATTCAGCAAGGGAAACATTTAGGTAAAAACTTCAAAAAATTATTAAATAATAAAAAACTAGAGCCTTTTAAGTATTTTGATAAAGGCACAATGGCAACTGTTGGGAGAAACCGGGCTGTTGTGGAACTTGGAAAATTTAATTTTGGAGGTTTCTTTGCTTGGTTCGTTTGGATGTTTATCCACCTTTGGTTTTTAATTGGGTTTAGAAATAGATTGGTAACTTTCTTTAATTGGGTGTATAATTATGTGAATTTCGATAAAGCAGCTAGACTTATAATTAGGCCATTTAAAGAAAATCAAAAGCAATCCAAATCAGATAAAGCATTGTAA
- a CDS encoding hemerythrin domain-containing protein: MNIFEALRQEHEIQRNLVKKLVSTHGDTQERKKIFEQLRHELKIHADAEERHFYVPLIKKDLTQQKARHSVAEHHEMDELIEQLEDTEMSASNWLKIAKDLEHKVTHHLDEEEQEVFQMAGKALTEKQKISLASDYNKEITKNR; the protein is encoded by the coding sequence ATGAATATTTTTGAAGCTTTAAGGCAAGAACATGAAATCCAAAGAAATCTTGTAAAAAAACTTGTATCTACACACGGGGATACCCAAGAAAGAAAAAAAATCTTCGAGCAATTAAGGCACGAGCTTAAAATACATGCAGATGCCGAAGAAAGACATTTTTATGTTCCCTTGATAAAAAAAGACCTTACGCAGCAGAAAGCAAGGCATAGTGTTGCAGAACACCATGAAATGGATGAACTAATTGAACAATTGGAAGATACCGAAATGAGTGCTTCCAACTGGTTGAAAATTGCAAAGGATCTGGAACATAAAGTTACGCACCACTTGGACGAAGAAGAGCAAGAAGTTTTTCAGATGGCTGGAAAAGCACTTACCGAAAAACAAAAAATATCTTTAGCATCAGATTATAACAAGGAGATTACCAAGAACAGATGA
- a CDS encoding 2TM domain-containing protein, whose amino-acid sequence MYKIVYKILKVSIMITIIIGFLDIVFSPSTTLDDLLSVTNLGLYFFYSFVLSSVNGLFFYFMNQRINWEGKGVQRVVIGVVGSMVLTLIAFFISRMIHLVYFESRYNLDEFLENERIGNYLFPLLFTAIVSLSFHLFYFYKALQERRVAEQKIIAGTASAKFDALKNQLDPHFLFNSLNVLTSLIEENPIAAQKFTTSLSKTYRYVLEQKNKDLVELSEEIKFAKTYINLLKMRFEDGINCSIPLKLNLAEAKVVPLSLQLLLENAVKHNRVSPQQPLHIEIFEDKNELVVRNNLQEKEILGKGSKVGLINIQQRYGLLTRRIVQINKSKNYFEVRLPLLTKKIAVMKREVTWDKNNTYLRAKDKVKKLRGFYGNLTSYCIVIPALAVFNWLTKSDFPWVIFPAIGWGIGLLFHAMDVFGYNPILGRDWEDKKIKEYMKRNQ is encoded by the coding sequence ATGTATAAAATTGTTTACAAGATACTTAAGGTAAGTATCATGATCACTATTATAATAGGCTTTTTGGATATTGTATTTAGCCCATCCACTACCTTGGATGATCTGTTAAGTGTTACTAATTTGGGTCTTTATTTCTTCTATAGTTTTGTGCTTTCCAGTGTAAATGGTCTTTTCTTTTATTTTATGAACCAAAGAATTAATTGGGAGGGAAAAGGAGTCCAAAGAGTTGTGATTGGGGTTGTAGGGAGTATGGTTTTGACCTTAATTGCCTTTTTTATTTCTCGAATGATTCACCTGGTTTATTTCGAGAGCAGATATAATTTAGATGAATTTTTGGAAAATGAGCGCATAGGGAATTATTTATTTCCGTTACTCTTTACTGCTATTGTTTCTCTTAGTTTTCACCTATTTTATTTTTATAAAGCATTGCAGGAGAGAAGGGTTGCTGAACAAAAAATAATTGCCGGAACTGCTTCGGCAAAATTCGATGCCTTAAAGAATCAATTAGATCCACACTTTTTATTCAATAGTTTAAATGTTTTGACTTCCCTTATTGAAGAAAACCCAATCGCTGCTCAAAAATTCACCACCTCTTTATCCAAAACCTATAGGTATGTTTTGGAGCAAAAGAACAAGGATCTTGTGGAACTTTCTGAAGAGATAAAATTCGCCAAAACGTATATAAATCTACTTAAAATGAGGTTTGAAGATGGGATTAATTGTAGTATTCCCTTAAAGTTGAATTTGGCCGAGGCTAAAGTAGTGCCTTTATCCTTACAACTGTTACTGGAAAATGCAGTGAAGCATAACAGGGTTTCTCCACAACAACCCTTACATATCGAGATTTTTGAAGATAAGAATGAATTGGTGGTGAGGAACAACCTTCAGGAAAAAGAAATATTAGGAAAGGGGAGCAAGGTTGGCTTGATCAATATTCAGCAACGATATGGATTGCTAACTAGACGAATAGTTCAAATAAATAAATCTAAAAATTATTTCGAAGTACGATTGCCATTATTAACCAAAAAGATTGCGGTTATGAAAAGAGAAGTAACATGGGACAAGAACAATACCTACCTAAGAGCCAAGGATAAGGTAAAAAAGTTAAGGGGATTCTACGGTAATTTAACTTCCTATTGCATAGTAATCCCTGCCTTAGCGGTTTTTAATTGGCTCACAAAAAGTGATTTTCCTTGGGTGATCTTTCCTGCAATAGGTTGGGGGATAGGCTTGCTTTTTCATGCCATGGATGTTTTTGGGTATAACCCTATCCTTGGGAGGGACTGGGAGGATAAAAAGATAAAAGAATATATGAAACGCAATCAATAA
- a CDS encoding 2TM domain-containing protein, with amino-acid sequence MENSENTYQRAKERVDELKKFYNHLFSYIVVNIFLAAVNYYSNQWEYPWFLWVTAGWGIGLVFDALKAYQINPMFNKDWEERKIKSFMEEEEKQKWE; translated from the coding sequence ATGGAAAATTCAGAAAACACTTATCAAAGGGCAAAAGAACGGGTAGACGAATTAAAAAAATTCTATAACCACCTTTTTTCCTATATCGTTGTAAACATCTTTCTTGCCGCAGTGAACTATTATTCCAACCAATGGGAATATCCATGGTTTTTATGGGTAACCGCTGGCTGGGGAATAGGGCTGGTCTTTGATGCGCTAAAGGCTTATCAAATAAACCCGATGTTCAACAAAGATTGGGAAGAACGCAAAATAAAATCTTTTATGGAAGAAGAGGAAAAACAAAAATGGGAATAG
- a CDS encoding LytR/AlgR family response regulator transcription factor produces the protein MQVAIIEDEKPSARRLNRMLSLLDLEVVTMLHSVAEAVAWFQNNEHPELIFLDIQLSDGLSFEIFENVEIKSAIIFTTAYDEYALKAFKLNSVDYLLKPIDDEELKEAVDKFSANRLKQKPAFIRAEDIQKMFRQSYKNEYKKRFALQVGQHLKIVEIHDVCCFYSENKGTYLHTNSDRSYLLDLSLEKLEKDLDPEKFFRISRKFIVNLNAIKDIVSYSNLRLEVKLDCFNKHQLIVSRERVKLFKEWLE, from the coding sequence ATGCAAGTAGCAATTATAGAAGACGAAAAGCCATCTGCTAGAAGACTCAATAGAATGTTAAGCCTTTTGGATCTAGAAGTAGTTACAATGCTTCATAGTGTGGCAGAGGCTGTTGCATGGTTTCAGAATAATGAGCATCCAGAGCTCATCTTTTTAGATATTCAACTTAGTGACGGTTTGTCTTTTGAGATTTTTGAAAATGTTGAAATTAAAAGCGCCATCATATTTACTACTGCTTATGATGAATATGCATTAAAGGCCTTCAAGTTAAATAGTGTGGATTATTTATTGAAACCTATAGATGATGAAGAGTTGAAGGAGGCAGTGGATAAATTTAGTGCGAATAGGCTTAAGCAAAAACCCGCTTTTATAAGAGCAGAAGACATTCAGAAAATGTTTCGGCAATCTTATAAAAATGAATATAAAAAGCGATTTGCCTTACAGGTAGGGCAGCATTTAAAGATTGTTGAAATACATGATGTTTGTTGCTTTTATTCAGAAAATAAAGGCACGTACTTGCACACCAATAGTGATAGAAGCTATTTATTGGATCTTAGTTTGGAAAAATTAGAGAAGGATCTGGATCCCGAGAAATTCTTTAGGATCAGTAGAAAATTTATAGTGAACCTTAATGCGATAAAAGATATTGTAAGTTATTCTAATTTGCGCTTAGAGGTAAAGTTGGATTGTTTTAACAAACATCAGTTAATTGTAAGCAGGGAGCGAGTGAAGCTCTTTAAGGAATGGCTTGAATAA
- a CDS encoding anti-sigma factor domain-containing protein: MDINNYISSGILELYVYGALSEPESREVTRILKQFPEVESEVEEIEEALIQLSAAVAPADADKLIQRIKQKLSHNPKVVTMKSGRSNIPMYIGWAASLIFLIGLFLMFNKNQKLRQDLQALQGEKAQMETQIAEARLDAEKTKELLSIIRDKDIIKVPLAGQAVAPDAYAAAYWDKTTNTTYIDVKDLPEPPRGMVYQVWSLQLEPLTPTSIGILDTYEEDENKIFPLENTNPSEAFGITLEPARGSKTPTMEQLYALGVVSS, translated from the coding sequence ATGGATATTAATAATTATATATCATCGGGCATTCTTGAACTATATGTTTATGGTGCACTTTCTGAACCAGAAAGTAGAGAGGTAACGCGAATTTTAAAACAATTCCCGGAAGTAGAATCTGAAGTAGAGGAAATTGAAGAAGCCCTTATTCAATTATCTGCCGCTGTTGCACCTGCAGATGCCGATAAATTAATTCAGCGTATTAAACAAAAACTTTCCCACAATCCAAAAGTGGTAACAATGAAAAGTGGCAGATCTAATATCCCTATGTATATTGGATGGGCTGCCAGTTTAATATTCTTAATTGGACTGTTCTTGATGTTCAATAAAAACCAGAAACTAAGACAAGATCTACAGGCTTTACAAGGAGAAAAAGCTCAAATGGAGACTCAAATTGCAGAAGCTCGATTAGATGCAGAGAAAACCAAAGAGTTACTTTCTATAATTAGGGATAAGGATATTATAAAAGTGCCTTTAGCAGGTCAAGCTGTTGCTCCAGATGCTTACGCTGCTGCTTATTGGGATAAAACCACAAATACCACGTATATAGATGTAAAAGACCTACCAGAGCCTCCAAGAGGGATGGTTTATCAAGTATGGTCTTTACAGTTGGAACCATTAACACCAACAAGCATAGGTATTTTGGACACTTATGAGGAAGACGAAAATAAAATATTCCCTCTGGAAAACACAAACCCTTCTGAAGCTTTCGGAATTACATTAGAACCTGCTCGAGGTAGTAAAACGCCAACGATGGAACAATTGTATGCCTTGGGAGTTGTTTCTTCCTAG
- a CDS encoding RNA polymerase sigma factor, whose product MQQDKLIEELQAGNQKAFERIYELYSHSTYGIIYNIIKDTAVSEEILQDVFIKIWNNASSYNPDKGRFFTWVLNIARNASIDKIRSKDFKNKKLNLKSDNFVDILESTTNFFGKIDAIGLQKYIDVLAPICKSLIDLLFFKGYTQKETSEELQMPLGTVKTKNRACIDELRSKVL is encoded by the coding sequence ATGCAACAAGATAAGTTAATTGAAGAACTCCAAGCTGGCAACCAAAAAGCCTTTGAGCGCATTTATGAACTTTATTCCCATAGTACCTATGGAATTATATATAACATAATTAAAGACACCGCTGTTTCAGAAGAAATTTTACAAGATGTTTTTATAAAAATATGGAACAATGCTTCAAGCTATAACCCCGATAAAGGCCGATTCTTTACATGGGTCTTGAACATTGCAAGGAATGCTTCTATAGATAAAATTAGGTCTAAAGATTTCAAAAATAAAAAGTTAAACCTAAAGAGTGATAATTTCGTAGATATATTGGAGTCTACAACGAACTTCTTCGGAAAAATCGATGCTATTGGTTTACAAAAATACATCGATGTCCTAGCACCTATTTGTAAGAGCTTAATAGACTTGTTGTTTTTTAAAGGCTATACTCAAAAGGAAACTTCAGAAGAACTTCAAATGCCCCTTGGAACTGTCAAAACAAAGAACAGGGCGTGTATAGATGAATTACGATCTAAAGTATTATAA
- a CDS encoding superoxide dismutase family protein, translating into MKRISLTLLFCASLLIIGCKNDKKEKDDKKTSDTEMTQEKEVEVKKVKITLEPKSDSKLSGNVVFTEENGEVTMTAIIDGLAEGMHAIHIHESADCSAKDGSSAGGHWNPTFEQHGKWGDASGYHRGDIGNFKVDGNGNGTITMTTDKWCIGCDDDTKNIVGKAVIVHDGVDDFTSQPSGAAGTRVGCGTIKM; encoded by the coding sequence ATGAAACGTATTAGCTTAACACTTTTATTTTGTGCATCCCTTTTGATTATTGGATGTAAAAATGACAAAAAAGAAAAAGACGATAAAAAAACTTCCGACACCGAAATGACTCAGGAAAAAGAAGTTGAAGTCAAAAAAGTAAAAATTACTTTGGAACCTAAAAGCGATAGTAAACTATCGGGAAATGTTGTTTTTACTGAAGAAAACGGTGAGGTTACCATGACCGCGATTATAGATGGTTTAGCTGAAGGCATGCATGCCATCCATATTCATGAAAGTGCAGATTGCTCGGCAAAAGATGGATCGTCTGCAGGAGGACACTGGAACCCAACATTTGAACAACATGGAAAATGGGGTGATGCCTCAGGATACCATAGAGGTGATATCGGAAATTTTAAAGTAGATGGAAATGGAAATGGTACTATTACCATGACTACGGATAAATGGTGTATTGGTTGTGACGATGACACTAAGAACATCGTTGGAAAGGCTGTCATAGTTCATGATGGCGTAGACGATTTTACCTCTCAACCCTCTGGTGCTGCCGGAACAAGAGTTGGATGTGGTACCATTAAGATGTAA
- a CDS encoding bifunctional alpha/beta hydrolase/OsmC family protein, translated as MSTLKITFKNKEGFDLKGSIELPENRNPHNFVLFAHCFTCNKNFLAVRNISKALITKGFGVLRFDFTGLGESEGEFADSNFSGNVEDLIEAAGYLEENYKAPSLLIGHSLGGAAVLLAATLLPSVTAVATIGAPSHIGHVKNLLKNDVEDIQKNGIAEVNIGGRKFNIKKQFLDDLENNDLPDIISKLNKSLLILHSPQDRIVGIKNAEEIYIAAKHPKSFISLDGGDHLLSNKMDSSYAGDIIGSWAYRYIDIPEQKNLKTNLDVVAHLGPEGFTTQIKAGRHNLIADEPEHVGGNDFGPNPYEYVSAGLAACTSMTIQMYAKRKGWIVDSVDTQVNYGREHALDCEKCEEAGTKIDTFKRELIIKGDLDEKQRNRLLEIANKCPVHKTLHSETQIITSLVDPK; from the coding sequence ATGAGCACGTTAAAAATTACATTCAAAAATAAAGAAGGTTTCGATTTAAAAGGTAGTATTGAGTTGCCCGAGAACAGAAATCCACACAACTTTGTATTGTTCGCGCATTGCTTTACATGCAACAAAAACTTTTTAGCGGTAAGGAATATAAGTAAAGCATTAATAACTAAAGGTTTTGGGGTTCTTAGGTTCGATTTTACCGGATTGGGCGAAAGCGAAGGAGAATTTGCTGATTCCAATTTTTCTGGAAATGTAGAAGATCTAATCGAGGCCGCTGGTTATTTAGAAGAAAATTATAAAGCGCCCTCATTGCTTATTGGACATTCCCTAGGCGGTGCAGCGGTGCTGTTAGCAGCTACCTTATTGCCATCGGTAACAGCGGTTGCAACTATTGGAGCGCCATCCCATATTGGCCATGTGAAAAATCTATTGAAAAATGATGTAGAAGATATTCAGAAAAATGGAATCGCTGAAGTGAATATTGGGGGCAGAAAATTCAATATAAAAAAGCAATTCTTAGACGATCTCGAAAACAACGATCTTCCAGATATTATTTCAAAATTAAATAAATCTTTATTAATTCTCCATTCCCCACAGGATAGGATAGTGGGCATTAAAAATGCCGAAGAAATTTACATTGCAGCAAAGCATCCCAAAAGTTTCATTTCTTTGGATGGAGGAGATCATTTGTTATCCAATAAAATGGATTCTAGTTATGCTGGTGATATTATAGGCAGCTGGGCTTATAGGTATATTGATATCCCCGAGCAAAAAAACTTAAAAACCAATTTGGACGTCGTTGCACATTTAGGCCCAGAAGGTTTTACTACACAAATAAAAGCTGGAAGGCACAATCTAATAGCCGATGAACCGGAGCATGTTGGGGGAAACGATTTTGGGCCCAATCCATATGAATATGTATCAGCTGGTTTAGCAGCTTGTACTTCTATGACCATCCAGATGTATGCCAAAAGAAAAGGCTGGATCGTAGACTCTGTAGATACACAGGTTAATTATGGCAGAGAGCATGCCCTGGATTGTGAAAAATGTGAAGAAGCTGGAACCAAAATAGACACTTTTAAACGAGAGCTTATAATTAAAGGAGATTTGGATGAAAAGCAGCGAAATCGATTATTAGAGATCGCTAATAAATGTCCCGTACATAAAACATTACATTCTGAAACCCAAATTATTACAAGCTTGGTAGATCCAAAGTAA
- a CDS encoding diacylglycerol/lipid kinase family protein: MESNNQILLVVNPISGAFDKANLIETVEIELNKKNIKLEVYETQGGEDDESAIKNLINTHKPERILVAGGDGTIQLVAKVLKDFDLTLGILPAGSANGFAINLDLPDNLKDQIEVATGSKTFTVDTLELNGEMCLHISDLGINAELIRHYEHSNFRGMFGYFLQSFPTLFKSNYPYKFTIEAMDHRYVKKGVLLAIANANKFGTGANINPHGKLNDGKFEVIIFKRISLFHIIKTLFKNTEMDSNFVEAISIEEAIITCKKPVAFQIDGEFIGKRKKVEVRIADKKLRIAVPKDFVPA; this comes from the coding sequence ATGGAATCAAATAATCAAATTTTACTGGTCGTAAATCCAATTTCAGGAGCTTTCGATAAAGCAAATCTTATTGAAACAGTTGAAATAGAACTAAATAAGAAAAACATAAAACTTGAGGTTTACGAAACCCAAGGAGGAGAAGATGATGAAAGTGCGATTAAGAATTTGATTAACACGCATAAACCAGAGCGCATATTGGTTGCAGGTGGAGATGGAACAATTCAGCTTGTTGCAAAAGTCCTTAAAGATTTCGATCTTACCCTTGGGATTTTACCTGCAGGTTCTGCTAATGGTTTTGCAATTAATTTGGACCTTCCAGATAATCTTAAAGATCAAATTGAAGTTGCTACAGGATCTAAAACTTTCACGGTGGATACTTTGGAACTCAATGGGGAAATGTGTTTACATATTTCGGATCTTGGTATAAACGCAGAACTCATAAGACATTACGAACATTCCAATTTTAGGGGGATGTTTGGGTATTTCCTTCAATCTTTCCCTACATTGTTCAAATCCAATTATCCTTATAAATTTACTATTGAAGCTATGGACCATCGATATGTAAAGAAAGGAGTGCTCTTAGCTATTGCCAATGCCAATAAATTTGGAACTGGAGCGAATATAAATCCACATGGAAAATTGAATGATGGGAAGTTTGAAGTCATTATTTTTAAAAGAATAAGTTTATTTCACATTATAAAAACTTTATTTAAAAATACCGAAATGGATTCCAATTTCGTGGAAGCCATCTCTATAGAAGAAGCTATAATCACTTGTAAAAAGCCCGTAGCCTTCCAAATAGATGGAGAGTTCATAGGGAAAAGAAAAAAAGTAGAGGTGAGAATAGCCGATAAGAAATTGAGAATTGCAGTACCTAAAGATTTTGTCCCGGCTTAA
- a CDS encoding App1 family protein, translating to MTKIDLKLYRGYINDQELVVFGHVFKSWAPDKYRIDRRGIKHAVSIMHMFNIKPMSNIRVTLEFQGLQVQTKTLDDGYFRFNIPFDEELASGWHEYQVSCQFNGFGIVDTGEILKPFESKYGIISDIDDTFLISYSGNFFKKLYVMLLKNINKRKIFEDVVPHYKALSSYGQENEQAFNSFFYVSSSEWNLYDFINEFAKRHELPKAVIKLKKIKTGISDFLMTGRGGHDHKFEKIKDIISFYPNLKYVLIGDDSQKDPYIYERICKIFPLNINAVYIRKTKKVKKKTVAIVLNNIKDMGVSTCYFINSEKAIEHSKKINII from the coding sequence TTGACAAAAATCGACTTAAAATTATATCGTGGATACATAAACGATCAAGAACTGGTAGTTTTTGGCCACGTGTTTAAATCCTGGGCTCCAGATAAATACCGGATAGATAGACGCGGAATTAAACATGCGGTGTCTATCATGCACATGTTCAATATAAAACCCATGTCCAATATTCGGGTGACACTAGAATTTCAAGGTTTGCAGGTTCAAACAAAAACGTTGGATGATGGGTATTTCAGGTTTAATATTCCTTTTGATGAAGAACTGGCAAGTGGTTGGCATGAATATCAGGTTTCCTGCCAATTCAATGGTTTTGGTATTGTGGATACCGGGGAGATATTGAAGCCCTTTGAAAGCAAGTACGGAATAATATCTGATATAGATGATACGTTTCTCATTTCTTACAGCGGTAATTTTTTTAAGAAGCTATATGTCATGTTGCTTAAAAATATCAATAAAAGAAAAATATTTGAAGATGTGGTGCCACATTATAAGGCACTAAGTTCTTATGGGCAGGAAAACGAACAGGCTTTCAATTCCTTTTTTTACGTGTCTAGTAGCGAATGGAATTTATACGATTTCATCAATGAATTTGCTAAAAGACATGAGTTGCCCAAAGCAGTTATAAAATTGAAAAAGATAAAAACAGGAATTTCAGATTTCCTAATGACGGGGAGGGGGGGACACGATCATAAATTCGAAAAGATCAAGGATATTATCTCATTTTACCCAAACCTAAAATATGTGCTTATTGGTGATGATTCCCAGAAAGATCCTTATATCTATGAGCGCATCTGTAAAATATTCCCTTTAAATATAAATGCAGTATATATTCGAAAGACCAAAAAGGTTAAAAAGAAGACTGTTGCAATTGTTCTAAATAATATTAAGGATATGGGAGTAAGTACCTGTTACTTTATTAATAGCGAAAAAGCGATTGAGCATTCAAAAAAAATTAATATCATCTAA